The Pecten maximus chromosome 14, xPecMax1.1, whole genome shotgun sequence genome includes a region encoding these proteins:
- the LOC117342739 gene encoding uncharacterized protein LOC117342739, producing MLRKKNQRDPIGSLELGGAVHMTKSFRVKRISYKKILKYVVLIILGIAIHSIYREIFQAHHVEELHQDNIPVRDSIPLQGQNEKEPLNQQAPQEAPIHQEPPGGRVLDNNDNNHVFDHEKDVGNAEDMANRIFKDHGDNIAQQEESLHDPVEQNQNVRETKEQNVDENRVMESFREEANELPVEEDHGPFEQIVDLKEDMLDNQNDIKAEQEIQKKIGNIMEDTYEDIKMERPPEKAADVPQAMSPEDHIDVEPPKEVEKIKEAVKKVEALPLNYREVVRPHDHGLPNLVTAALKKDLMKLEQLILSVQRLLPKEKIYVYDIDLEPRQHKLLAAMCNVRMRHLMLEVFPGFVKNVTNFHWRPLVMHIAVTEFEHITWLNHNMRLKNVKKLLTQYPKAHDTSVLVIGQAASYTSFAVTHPDMYKFIQTDKKKLSTVPHIEVYALIMHNTEELRDNFMKQLLSCAMNPACLAPPGAKTNCDFDFSGRLYAKCHQYDESAINILLKNWFQFDKAQFATGNCCFNDYDPNERIRPQICRRRLDSKIEDL from the exons ATGTTGCGGAAGAAAAACCAGCGTGACCCCATTGGCAGCCTCGAGCTGGGAGGGGCCGTACATATGACAAAATCTTTCCGGGTCAAGAGAATAAGTTATAAGAAAATCCTGAAGTATGTGGTGTTGATTATTCTCGGAATAGCCATTCATTCCATTTATCGGGAGATTTTCCAG GCCCATCATGTGGAGGAACTACACCAGGACAATATACCCGTAAGAGATAGTATCCCTCTTCAAGGTCAAAACGAAAAGGAGCCGCTCAATCAACAGGCACCACAGGAAGCGCCAATACATCAAGAGCCACCTGGCGGCCGAGTTTTAGATAACAATGACAACAACCATGTTTTTGATCACGAGAAAGATGTAGGCAATGCTGAAGATATGGCCAATAGGATTTTCAAAGACCACGGCGACAACATAGCCCAACAAGAAGAAAGTTTACATGATCCTGTGGAGCAAAATCAAAATGTGAGAGAAACAAAAGAGCAAAATGTAGATGAAAACCGTGTTATGGAGAGCTTCCGGGAAGAAGCTAACGAATTGCCGGTTGAAGAGGACCACGgtccatttgaacaaattgtgGATCTGAAGGAAGACATGTTGGATAACCAGAATGACATCAAGGCAGAACAAGAAATACAGAAGAAGATCGGAAATATCATGGAGGACACATATGAGGACATCAAGATGGAGCGTCCTCCCGAGAAAGCAGCTGACGTGCCGCAGGCAATGTCACCCGAGGATCACATCGACGTCGAACCACCAAAGGAGGTAGAGAAGATCAAGGAGGCAGTGAAGAAGGTTGAAGCTCTACCTTTGAATTATCGCGAGGTTGTAAGACCCCATGACCATGGTCTTCCTAATCTGGTAACGGCTGCTCTAAAAAAAGACCTGATGAAACTCGAACAACTCATCCTGTCTGTACAACGTCTATTGCCCAAAGAGAAAATTTATGTCTACGACATAGATCTCGAGCCGAGACAACACAAATTG TTGGCAGCAATGTGTAACGTACGTATGCGTCACCTGATGTTGGAAGTATTTCCAGGGTTTGTTAAAAACGTCACCAACTTCCATTGGCGCCCACTTGTGATGCAC ATCGCCGTCACGGAATTTGAACACATTACTTGGTTGAATCACAACATGCGTCTGAAGAATGTCAAGAAGCTTTTGACTCAATATCCAAAGGCGCATGATACAAGCGTTCTCGTGATCGGTCAAGCTGCCAGCTACACAAGCTTTGCCGTGACACATCCCGATATGTATAAGTTCATCCAGACAGACAAGAAAAAATTGTCGACAGTTCCCCATATTGAGGTGTATGCTCTCATTATGCACAACACGGAGGAGCTCCGAGATAACTTTATGAAACAGCTTCTCTCGTGTGCAATGAACCCTGCATGCCTAGCGCCACCTGGCGCCAAAACAAACTGTGATTTTGACTTTTCTGGAAGACTTTACGCCAAATGTCATCAGTATGACGAATCGGCCATAAACATTTTGCTGAAAAATTGGTTTCAATTTGACAAGGCACAATTTGCAACAGGGAACTGTTGTTTTAACGACTATGATCCGAACGAAAGAATACGACCGCAAATCTGTCGTAGGAGGTTAGACAGTAAGATAGAGGATTTGTAA